One Dialister invisus DSM 15470 genomic region harbors:
- a CDS encoding L,D-transpeptidase — protein MLLHKKITALCCIVFLLAGVGGYTADAAINTEVGSLSGMPLPAPKKSETGKKITLNLASRLLTLYEGTEKVRIYPVAVGAPETPSPVGEFSISEKEVNPVWTDPKTKTTVPSGPSNPLGYRWLGLYGNYGIHGTNAPWSIGRSVSHGCIRMYEEDVEELFESVPMGTPVEIIYDRVIMEEAPDHTVSYYIYPDGYGWEPLTVSSVKEYLARYGVEDFATPDEVYHKIIASDGSVTYVAKHYDLVINGRKLKKKALGKDGSIWIPAVETSVAAKVGAYWDGETNTLMTRLGKVPGIVKSDVVYINEKDLESVFHIKGHLTEDLVYEAEALPTAEPASKTIVLGRKY, from the coding sequence CTGGCCGGGGTGGGCGGATATACGGCAGATGCCGCTATCAATACGGAAGTAGGCAGTTTATCGGGGATGCCGCTTCCGGCGCCGAAGAAAAGTGAAACAGGAAAGAAAATCACATTGAATCTGGCAAGCCGGCTTTTAACGCTGTACGAGGGGACGGAGAAAGTACGCATTTATCCTGTGGCTGTCGGGGCGCCTGAAACGCCTTCTCCGGTTGGTGAGTTTTCTATTTCAGAAAAAGAAGTGAATCCCGTGTGGACCGATCCGAAAACGAAAACTACTGTGCCTTCCGGTCCGTCAAATCCTCTTGGGTACCGTTGGTTGGGCCTTTACGGGAATTACGGTATTCACGGGACGAACGCGCCATGGTCTATCGGCCGCAGTGTATCTCACGGCTGTATCCGTATGTATGAAGAAGATGTGGAGGAACTTTTTGAAAGTGTGCCCATGGGAACACCCGTGGAAATCATCTATGACCGTGTGATTATGGAAGAAGCTCCGGATCATACCGTTTCTTACTATATTTATCCTGACGGCTACGGATGGGAACCGCTCACTGTATCGTCTGTAAAAGAATATCTTGCGCGTTACGGTGTGGAAGACTTTGCCACGCCCGATGAAGTGTATCATAAGATCATCGCCTCTGACGGCAGCGTGACTTATGTGGCAAAACATTATGATCTTGTCATCAACGGGCGGAAGCTGAAAAAGAAGGCTCTTGGTAAAGATGGAAGTATCTGGATCCCTGCAGTGGAAACGTCTGTCGCCGCCAAGGTGGGGGCTTACTGGGACGGGGAAACAAACACACTGATGACCCGTCTGGGCAAGGTGCCGGGGATTGTGAAAAGCGACGTGGTTTATATTAATGAAAAAGACTTGGAAAGTGTATTTCATATCAAGGGTCATCTGACAGAAGACCTTGTTTACGAAGCGGAGGCCCTTCCGACGGCGGAACCTGCTTCAAAAACAATTGTGCTTGGCAGGAAATACTGA